In Argopecten irradians isolate NY chromosome 11, Ai_NY, whole genome shotgun sequence, one DNA window encodes the following:
- the LOC138335300 gene encoding uncharacterized protein isoform X1 gives MALPPSNREIYFNENDIVQSEIDESGNLVFYLMPGKSSQQSPTTDLMYNLVNEQGHCQQIGASSTVMDSHQLMAHPDASVSLATKGTDYQYTAPATPVQSYQVLPSTSNSNKVLVERVNSVEHNPPSSFSSTISADMLNSTNTDIFTSNEAPQLGVSATGQVNSYPSDNHGNMMSFANTYVSLHSQTLQVQPTVEEVQLLSHLSAETLESLQSIFDVDVDNTITTTTDELLESALEPTEHTTISSQSNSLQTLQSGQGLRLTPKKQSSSPLRRSKRISLKSYDFTKYTYPDEEPINRKEQKKLKKQELTGNEVFMSPEDASIVKKSVSNYRPDFSSYPEFCRCVARPKGTDIPVEQIWLHHNQMYYLPQISIMVISYEEFVGFLRKDVWYVSVGEITHRLIPKCRNEVESYLIKNVCDKQFLSPEEIEYLKQRKCVNQGMKSGIMISLRSFRVMCKELLRTKSFIQAPTTGLSNAAHGNIYRKLFEMNTRCSKCGGAVEDAKSVDRYILIDVGVEAKTCNQVQAVVQQGVPVEKSMHVGEVAIAKVFFQCFKLEELTYISLKEIVECQMFSLQVLQSRLVQLQYRPRPAPASIDYYFSNVCSIVSQTLWIDLMTLRCVCCMSRLRSPTANNEILQQLFSRGQYTCSFNREIIAIDDYDSANNDTVYTLDPHTYKITTRHNYTQATGTGQKDEKKQETDVKCELPLMKPKSKKMNPGKVTKVKCSPPKLESQLSTLKPGVYYFSDKNSIVDFLKDGSEDVAIPEKKQAVTDNKMSYSNSVQFQVRPAPNKIPHLLRNGIRTSNNLAKKAKRQGMPKRGFKRKLKEVEMDRNMEYLRNDSCREEGIAIENDVSSSVPFNAPLPSSLCGQYESCASGSNIPSKHHFSRSAAESPEVQNKNVDSTATNNIEEEFEYSHNGIERLSSESITYSEKQGNTHLEMQGNHDDPDELQLDMEDFCSDNDMEEESSYLDADDKANNNVSYCKTSSAPKHTGFSSPDQLSSKCPSIKSLSTSTPQPSSKGNERTPRKTPHSSGSASQNISVEGRTSNYEHPFSDVQPSSQERLSLACDGNTSLSPFKFDISDSALEETGKTGLFSTPCSSPILDRKFDKKGKTPKMERLYNKCALLDTSSGADESLHVLATVATDLETLDETSSQSNSSERLDPSVLDSEINKDNGVGSKVATKRDILVQFLRQIVQDIEVSNSLSSGSRVLVKFQETAKHHYPALWNESGQTRLKKLAKLLALSVPFSPTKEFSS, from the exons aaaatgacattgtCCAGTCTGAAATAGATGAGTCTGGAAACCTGGTGTTTTACCTTATGCCAGGGAAGTCATCACAACAGAGCCCTACAACAGATCTGATGTACAATTTAGTCAACGAGCAGGGACACTGCCAACAAATAGGTGCTAGTAGTACTGTCATGGACTCTCATCAGCTGATGGCCCACCCCGATGCTAGCGTATCCCTGGCCACAAAGGGAACAGATTACCAGTATACTGCACCAGCGACACCTGTACAAAGCTACCAAGTACTACCAAGCACCTCAAATTCCAATAAAGTTCTTGTGGAGAGGGTTAATTCAGTTGAGCATAATCCACCCAGTAGCTTCAGTTCTACAATCTCGGCAGACATGTTGAACAGTACTAACACCGACATTTTCACATCAAATGAAGCACCTCAACTAGGTGTCAGTGCTACTGGACAAGTTAACAGCTATCCATCCGATAACCATGGCAATATGATGTCCTTCGCCAATACGTATGTGTCTCTCCATAGCCAAACACTGCAGGTTCAGCCCACTGTTGAAGAAGTGCAGCTTTTGAGCCATTTAAGTGCAGAGACTCTGGAATCTTTGCAGTCCATATTTGATGTAGATGTAGACAACACAATTACTACTACAACTGACGAACTATTGGAGTCGGCATTGGAACCAACAGAACATACAACAATTAGCAGTCAAAGTAACTCACTCCAAACACTACAAAGTGGTCAAGGCTTAAGACTTACTCCCAAAAAGCAGTCATCAAGTCCTTTGCGTCGATCAAAGCGTATTTCTTTGAAGTCCtatgattttacaaaatatacatatcctGATGAGGAACCGATCAAcagaaaagaacaaaaaaaattgaaaaaacaaGAATTAACCGGTAATGAAGTTTTCATGAGTCCAGAGGATGCCAGCATAGTAAAGAAAAGTGTGAGTAATTATCGACCAGACTTCTCTTCATATCCCGAGTTTTGTAGATGTGTTGCTAGACCGAAAGGAACCGACATTCCTGTGGAACAAATATGGCTGCACCATAACCAGATGTATTATTTGCCACAGATAAGCATTATGGTGATAAGCTACGAGGAATTTGTTGGGTTCCTGCGTAAGGATGtatggtatgttagtgttggcGAGATAACACACCGACTCATACCAAAATGTAGGAACGAGGTCGAGTCTTATCTCATCAAAAATGTGTGTGACAAACAGTTTCTTTCACCAGAGGAAATTGAATACCTCAAGCAGAGAAAGTGTGTCAACCAAGGCATGAAATCTGGTATCATGATATCTCTCCGGTCCTTCCGAGTAATGTGCAAGGAGCTTTTGAGAACAAAATCATTCATACAAGCGCCAACAACAGGACTGTCAAATGCCGCTCATGGAAACATCTACAGGAAGCTGTTTGAGATGAACACCAGGTGTTCCAAATGTGGTGGTGCTGTTGAAGACGCTAAATCAGTTGATAGATACATACTGATTGATGTTGGTGTGGAAGCAAAAACTTGTAACCAAGTGCAGGCTGTTGTACAGCAGGGCGTTCCTGTTGAGAAGAGTATGCATGTTGGAGAGGTTGCCATTGCAAAAGTATTCTTCCAATGTTTCAAGCTAGAAGAATTAACCTATATCTCCCTCAAGGAAATCGTTGAGTGTCAGATGTTCAGCCTTCAAGTACTTCAGTCGCGACTTGTGCAGCTACAATACCGGCCCCGCCCTGCACCAGCATCCATTGATTATTACTTCTCCAACGTTTGCTCGATTGTGAGTCAGACACTATGGATTGACCTGATGACGTTGCGTTGTGTCTGCTGTATGAGCCGACTTCGCTCTCCAACAGCGAACAACGAAATATTGCAACAATTGTTCTCAAGGGGCCAGTACACCTGTTCATTTAACAGGGAAATAATCGCTATTGACGACTACGACTCCGCCAACAATGACACAGTGTATACACTGGATCCACATACGTACAAGATTACCACCAGGCATAACTACACACAAGCTACAGGTACAGGTCAGAAGGATGAGAAAAAGCAGGAAACAGATGTGAAATGTGAACTTCCTTTAATGAAACCGAAATCCAAAAAAATGAACCCTGGTAAGGTGACTAAAGTCAAATGTTCCCCTCCGAAACTGGAGTCCCAGCTATCGACCCTCAAGCCAGGGGTGTACTATTTTTCAGACAAAAATAGCATTGTTGACTTTTTGAAAGACGGGTCTGAGGATGTTGCTATTCCAGAAAAGAAGCAAGCAGTGACTGACAACAAAATGTCCTATTCAAACTCTGTGCAGTTTCAAGTCAGGCCTGCTCCCAACAAAATACCACATCTTTTAAGAAACGGTATAAGAACCTCGAACAACCTAGCCAAAAAAGCAAAACGACAGGGAATGCCCAAGAGAGGCTTTAAGAGAAAGTTAAAAGAAGTGGAAATGGACAGAAACATGGAATATTTGAGAAATGATTCCTGTCGAGAGGAAGGTATTGCAATTGAAAACGATGTATCAAGTTCAGTGCCATTTAATGCTCCTCTCCCATCCTCATTATGTGGTCAGTACGAAAGTTGTGCATCAGGGTCAAATATTCCATCAAAGCATCACTTCAGTCGTAGCGCAGCAGAGAGTCCAGAAGTCCAGAACAAAAATGTGGATAGTACAGCAACCAACAATATTGAAGAGGAGTTTGAATATTCGCACAATGGAATCGAAAGACTGTCTTCCGAAAGCATTACATACTCGGAAAAACAGGGCAACACACACTTGGAAATGCAGGGCAATCATGATGACCCTGATGAGCTTCAGCTCGATATGGAAGACTTTTGTAGTGACAATGACATGGAAGAGGAATCCTCCTATTTGGACGCGGATGATAAGGCCAATAATAACGTGTCTTATTGCAAAACATCTTCAGCGCCGAAGCATACTGGATTCTCCTCTCCAGATCAACTCTCATCAAAATGTCCAAGTATAAAAAGTCTGTCTACATCAACACCTCAGCCTTCAAGTAAAGGGAATGAAAGAACTCCAAGAAAAACACCCCATTCGTCGGGATCTGCATCACAAAATATTTCTGTCGAAGGAAGAACTAGTAATTATGAGCATCCATTTTCGGACGTCCAGCCCTCAAGTCAGGAGAGACTATCTCTTGCATGTGATGGCAACACATCATTGTCTCCGTTCAAATTCGATATCAGTGATAGTGCTTTAGAGGAAACTGGAAAAACAGGTTTGTTTTCAACGCCATGTTCATCACCAATTCTTGATAGAAAATTTGACAAAAAGGGGAAAACTCCAAAAATGGAGAGATTGTATAATAAGTGTGCTTTGTTAGACACTTCATCTGGTGCAGATGAGTCTTTGCATGTGTTAGCGACAGTAGCAACAGATCTTGAAACATTAGACGAAACTTCTTCACAATCCAATTCATCAGAGAGACTTGATCCGTCTGTTTTAGATTCAGAAATTAACAAAGACAACGGGGTTGGTTCGAAAGTAGCGACAAAACGAGACATTCTAGTGCAGTTTCTCAGGCAAATAGTGCAAGATATTGAAGTCAGCAATAGCTTATCATCAGGGAGCCGTGTCTTAGTGAAATTCCAAGAGACGGCGAAACATCATTATCCTG CCCTTTGGAATGAGTCAGGACAGACCAGATTGAAGAAGTTAGCAAAACTATTGGCTCTCAGTGTTCCTTTCAG ccCTACCAAAGAATTTTCCTCCTAG
- the LOC138335300 gene encoding uncharacterized protein isoform X2, which produces MALPPSNREIYFNENDIVQSEIDESGNLVFYLMPGKSSQQSPTTDLMYNLVNEQGHCQQIGASSTVMDSHQLMAHPDASVSLATKGTDYQYTAPATPVQSYQVLPSTSNSNKVLVERVNSVEHNPPSSFSSTISADMLNSTNTDIFTSNEAPQLGVSATGQVNSYPSDNHGNMMSFANTYVSLHSQTLQVQPTVEEVQLLSHLSAETLESLQSIFDVDVDNTITTTTDELLESALEPTEHTTISSQSNSLQTLQSGQGLRLTPKKQSSSPLRRSKRISLKSYDFTKYTYPDEEPINRKEQKKLKKQELTGNEVFMSPEDASIVKKSVSNYRPDFSSYPEFCRCVARPKGTDIPVEQIWLHHNQMYYLPQISIMVISYEEFVGFLRKDVWYVSVGEITHRLIPKCRNEVESYLIKNVCDKQFLSPEEIEYLKQRKCVNQGMKSGIMISLRSFRVMCKELLRTKSFIQAPTTGLSNAAHGNIYRKLFEMNTRCSKCGGAVEDAKSVDRYILIDVGVEAKTCNQVQAVVQQGVPVEKSMHVGEVAIAKVFFQCFKLEELTYISLKEIVECQMFSLQVLQSRLVQLQYRPRPAPASIDYYFSNVCSIVSQTLWIDLMTLRCVCCMSRLRSPTANNEILQQLFSRGQYTCSFNREIIAIDDYDSANNDTVYTLDPHTYKITTRHNYTQATGTGQKDEKKQETDVKCELPLMKPKSKKMNPGKVTKVKCSPPKLESQLSTLKPGVYYFSDKNSIVDFLKDGSEDVAIPEKKQAVTDNKMSYSNSVQFQVRPAPNKIPHLLRNGIRTSNNLAKKAKRQGMPKRGFKRKLKEVEMDRNMEYLRNDSCREEGIAIENDVSSSVPFNAPLPSSLCGQYESCASGSNIPSKHHFSRSAAESPEVQNKNVDSTATNNIEEEFEYSHNGIERLSSESITYSEKQGNTHLEMQGNHDDPDELQLDMEDFCSDNDMEEESSYLDADDKANNNVSYCKTSSAPKHTGFSSPDQLSSKCPSIKSLSTSTPQPSSKGNERTPRKTPHSSGSASQNISVEGRTSNYEHPFSDVQPSSQERLSLACDGNTSLSPFKFDISDSALEETGKTDSEINKDNGVGSKVATKRDILVQFLRQIVQDIEVSNSLSSGSRVLVKFQETAKHHYPALWNESGQTRLKKLAKLLALSVPFSPTKEFSS; this is translated from the exons aaaatgacattgtCCAGTCTGAAATAGATGAGTCTGGAAACCTGGTGTTTTACCTTATGCCAGGGAAGTCATCACAACAGAGCCCTACAACAGATCTGATGTACAATTTAGTCAACGAGCAGGGACACTGCCAACAAATAGGTGCTAGTAGTACTGTCATGGACTCTCATCAGCTGATGGCCCACCCCGATGCTAGCGTATCCCTGGCCACAAAGGGAACAGATTACCAGTATACTGCACCAGCGACACCTGTACAAAGCTACCAAGTACTACCAAGCACCTCAAATTCCAATAAAGTTCTTGTGGAGAGGGTTAATTCAGTTGAGCATAATCCACCCAGTAGCTTCAGTTCTACAATCTCGGCAGACATGTTGAACAGTACTAACACCGACATTTTCACATCAAATGAAGCACCTCAACTAGGTGTCAGTGCTACTGGACAAGTTAACAGCTATCCATCCGATAACCATGGCAATATGATGTCCTTCGCCAATACGTATGTGTCTCTCCATAGCCAAACACTGCAGGTTCAGCCCACTGTTGAAGAAGTGCAGCTTTTGAGCCATTTAAGTGCAGAGACTCTGGAATCTTTGCAGTCCATATTTGATGTAGATGTAGACAACACAATTACTACTACAACTGACGAACTATTGGAGTCGGCATTGGAACCAACAGAACATACAACAATTAGCAGTCAAAGTAACTCACTCCAAACACTACAAAGTGGTCAAGGCTTAAGACTTACTCCCAAAAAGCAGTCATCAAGTCCTTTGCGTCGATCAAAGCGTATTTCTTTGAAGTCCtatgattttacaaaatatacatatcctGATGAGGAACCGATCAAcagaaaagaacaaaaaaaattgaaaaaacaaGAATTAACCGGTAATGAAGTTTTCATGAGTCCAGAGGATGCCAGCATAGTAAAGAAAAGTGTGAGTAATTATCGACCAGACTTCTCTTCATATCCCGAGTTTTGTAGATGTGTTGCTAGACCGAAAGGAACCGACATTCCTGTGGAACAAATATGGCTGCACCATAACCAGATGTATTATTTGCCACAGATAAGCATTATGGTGATAAGCTACGAGGAATTTGTTGGGTTCCTGCGTAAGGATGtatggtatgttagtgttggcGAGATAACACACCGACTCATACCAAAATGTAGGAACGAGGTCGAGTCTTATCTCATCAAAAATGTGTGTGACAAACAGTTTCTTTCACCAGAGGAAATTGAATACCTCAAGCAGAGAAAGTGTGTCAACCAAGGCATGAAATCTGGTATCATGATATCTCTCCGGTCCTTCCGAGTAATGTGCAAGGAGCTTTTGAGAACAAAATCATTCATACAAGCGCCAACAACAGGACTGTCAAATGCCGCTCATGGAAACATCTACAGGAAGCTGTTTGAGATGAACACCAGGTGTTCCAAATGTGGTGGTGCTGTTGAAGACGCTAAATCAGTTGATAGATACATACTGATTGATGTTGGTGTGGAAGCAAAAACTTGTAACCAAGTGCAGGCTGTTGTACAGCAGGGCGTTCCTGTTGAGAAGAGTATGCATGTTGGAGAGGTTGCCATTGCAAAAGTATTCTTCCAATGTTTCAAGCTAGAAGAATTAACCTATATCTCCCTCAAGGAAATCGTTGAGTGTCAGATGTTCAGCCTTCAAGTACTTCAGTCGCGACTTGTGCAGCTACAATACCGGCCCCGCCCTGCACCAGCATCCATTGATTATTACTTCTCCAACGTTTGCTCGATTGTGAGTCAGACACTATGGATTGACCTGATGACGTTGCGTTGTGTCTGCTGTATGAGCCGACTTCGCTCTCCAACAGCGAACAACGAAATATTGCAACAATTGTTCTCAAGGGGCCAGTACACCTGTTCATTTAACAGGGAAATAATCGCTATTGACGACTACGACTCCGCCAACAATGACACAGTGTATACACTGGATCCACATACGTACAAGATTACCACCAGGCATAACTACACACAAGCTACAGGTACAGGTCAGAAGGATGAGAAAAAGCAGGAAACAGATGTGAAATGTGAACTTCCTTTAATGAAACCGAAATCCAAAAAAATGAACCCTGGTAAGGTGACTAAAGTCAAATGTTCCCCTCCGAAACTGGAGTCCCAGCTATCGACCCTCAAGCCAGGGGTGTACTATTTTTCAGACAAAAATAGCATTGTTGACTTTTTGAAAGACGGGTCTGAGGATGTTGCTATTCCAGAAAAGAAGCAAGCAGTGACTGACAACAAAATGTCCTATTCAAACTCTGTGCAGTTTCAAGTCAGGCCTGCTCCCAACAAAATACCACATCTTTTAAGAAACGGTATAAGAACCTCGAACAACCTAGCCAAAAAAGCAAAACGACAGGGAATGCCCAAGAGAGGCTTTAAGAGAAAGTTAAAAGAAGTGGAAATGGACAGAAACATGGAATATTTGAGAAATGATTCCTGTCGAGAGGAAGGTATTGCAATTGAAAACGATGTATCAAGTTCAGTGCCATTTAATGCTCCTCTCCCATCCTCATTATGTGGTCAGTACGAAAGTTGTGCATCAGGGTCAAATATTCCATCAAAGCATCACTTCAGTCGTAGCGCAGCAGAGAGTCCAGAAGTCCAGAACAAAAATGTGGATAGTACAGCAACCAACAATATTGAAGAGGAGTTTGAATATTCGCACAATGGAATCGAAAGACTGTCTTCCGAAAGCATTACATACTCGGAAAAACAGGGCAACACACACTTGGAAATGCAGGGCAATCATGATGACCCTGATGAGCTTCAGCTCGATATGGAAGACTTTTGTAGTGACAATGACATGGAAGAGGAATCCTCCTATTTGGACGCGGATGATAAGGCCAATAATAACGTGTCTTATTGCAAAACATCTTCAGCGCCGAAGCATACTGGATTCTCCTCTCCAGATCAACTCTCATCAAAATGTCCAAGTATAAAAAGTCTGTCTACATCAACACCTCAGCCTTCAAGTAAAGGGAATGAAAGAACTCCAAGAAAAACACCCCATTCGTCGGGATCTGCATCACAAAATATTTCTGTCGAAGGAAGAACTAGTAATTATGAGCATCCATTTTCGGACGTCCAGCCCTCAAGTCAGGAGAGACTATCTCTTGCATGTGATGGCAACACATCATTGTCTCCGTTCAAATTCGATATCAGTGATAGTGCTTTAGAGGAAACTGGAAAAACAG ATTCAGAAATTAACAAAGACAACGGGGTTGGTTCGAAAGTAGCGACAAAACGAGACATTCTAGTGCAGTTTCTCAGGCAAATAGTGCAAGATATTGAAGTCAGCAATAGCTTATCATCAGGGAGCCGTGTCTTAGTGAAATTCCAAGAGACGGCGAAACATCATTATCCTG CCCTTTGGAATGAGTCAGGACAGACCAGATTGAAGAAGTTAGCAAAACTATTGGCTCTCAGTGTTCCTTTCAG ccCTACCAAAGAATTTTCCTCCTAG
- the LOC138335303 gene encoding b(0,+)-type amino acid transporter 1-like, producing MSETTNKVTVEKFGVKRRLGLLSSISFIVGSIIGSGIFISPRNVLAKTGSVGLCLVVWALCGVISMCAALVYAELGTLIRKSGAEHAYFLKTYGSFVAFMYVWCQALAVMPGAMTVKALTLAEYLSEVILDDCSQSTNIKKVIATTAVLSVAITNSISVRLTARVQIFFTFVKLMGLVVIMIGGIIWMSQGKYGSLVTGFEGTTDDVQNVALAVYSGLWAYDGWGGLNFVTEEIQKPRRNLPLAIVISVILVTIVYLLVNASYLAVLTKTEFLSSWAVGVTWAEQVIPPAVILIPIVVICSVYGSSNGSSFTSSRLLFQAARENHMPELCSYIHVKSRIPLPSVLLLTTLSMIYMIPAEIATLLNLLNFLSWLFYGMAMVAVIILRWKMKDAERVIKLPLVIPVFVLLICIYLVIAPFLQNPKVEFLYALAFLGLGALVYIPMVHFKLQIPGLVTLTRWTQCLLEVVPTHVVKDDDL from the exons ATGTCAGAAACTACCAACAAAGTTACCGTAGAGAAATTTGGGGTCAAGCGGCGACTTGGTTTATTAAGTTCAATATCCTTTATAGTTGGTAGCATCATAG GGTCAGGTATCTTTATATCCCCCAGGAATGTCTTGGCTAAAACAGGATCTGTTGGCCTGTGTCTGGTGGTCTGGGCTCTGTGTGGCGTCATCTCCATGTGTG CCGCACTGGTATATGCTGAACTTGGAACGCTAATCCGGAAGTCGGGTGCTGAGCATGCGTACTTTCTGAAGACTTACGGATCTTTCGTGGCCTTTATGTATGTTTGGTGTCAGGCATTAGCAGTAATGCCGGGTGCAATGACAGTGAAAGCTCTCACATTAGCTGAGTATCTATCAGAAGTAATACTTGATGATTGTAGTCAGTCGACAAACATAAAAAAGGTCATAGCAACTACAGCTGTAT TATCAGTGGCCATTACCAACTCTATCAGCGTACGACTCACAGCTCGGGTACAGATCTTCTTTACGTTCGTCAAACTGATGGGGTTGGTGGTTATAATGATCGGAGGGATAATATGGATGTCGCAAG GGAAATATGGAAGTCTGGTGACTGGGTTTGAAGGTACGACAGACGATGTACAGAATGTGGCATTGGCGGTTTACAGCGGTCTCTGGGCTTATGATGGATG GGGAGGACTAAATTTTGTAACAGAGGAAATTCAAAAACCGAGGAG GAACCTGCCTCTAGCCATCGTGATCTCGGTAATACTGGTCACCATTGTTTACCTATTGGTCAACGCCTCCTATCTCGCTGTCCTGACCAAAACCGAGTTTCTATCGTCATGGGCAGTGGGAGTG ACCTGGGCGGAACAGGTAATACCGCCGGCTGTCATCCTCATACCCATCGTCGTCATCTGTTCCGTATACGGCTCCAGCAATGGAAGCAGCTTCACAAGTTCACG CTTGTTGTTCCAGGCTGCCAGAGAAAACCATATGCCTGAGCTGTGTTCATACATCCATGTCAAAAGTCGGATTCCATTACCTTCCGTCCTGCTTCTT ACGACCTTAAGCATGATTTACATGATCCCCGCAGAGATTGCTACTCTTCTCAACCTACTGAACTTCCTCTCCTGGCTTTTCTATGGAATGGCAATGGTCGCTGTTATTATACTCAGATGGAAAATGAAAGATGCTGAACGAGTCATCAAG TTACCCCTGGTGATACCAGTATTCGTACTACTGATATGTATATACCTTGTGATAGCCCCATTTCTACAGAACCCTAAAGTAGAATTCCTTTACGCCCTGGCTTTCCTAGGTCTTGGGGCCCTGGTGTATATACCGATGGTTCATTTTAAACTCCAAATCCCTGGTCTTG TTACCCTAACACGATGGACACAGTGCTTACTGGAGGTGGTGCCAACTCACGTCGTTAAGGACGATGACCTGTAA
- the LOC138335299 gene encoding uncharacterized protein, with the protein MPRGLGIRKRRGPGVALSPPPEKRKGGRRAVPLPKRTETAAGETRRETPRGQLPEVPVVELEEVQVEDGITGMGIEPEPQMLLNVHDNGYNNSTTPEIEIIPLESDSIGDHVPRAIKQKIWGHEYINLALLLKGYSELNDFCTSAPMVVGSSGMIETRPPTCKEKIPNVEKWTDAFHIYMSIYLERFPAKVQELLQYVKTIRGAACQGVPGGWRVYDEQFRARLSQSPGLAWNQINSNLWLRVMTPQAGGMGKNNVVKGGNKEWGGKHSKPSPCFGFNRGKCTYSNCRYTHVCSICAADHSALQCTKSFRPSDASSSQGKNPHGSVQSGKNPNK; encoded by the coding sequence ATGCCAAGAGGTCTTGGAATTAGGAAGCGGCGAGGTCCCGGGGTGGCTTTGTCTCCGCCCCCAGAGAAAAGAAAAGGGGGAAGGCGAGCAGTTCCCCTCCCAAAAAGGACGGAGACCGCCGCTGGCGAGACCCGGAGGGAGACTCCACGTGGTCAGCTGCCAGAGGTACCAGTAGTAGAGCTAGAGGAGGTGCAAGTGGAGGATGGGATCACAGGTATGGGCATAGAGCCCGAACCGCAGATGTTATTAAATGTACATGATAATGGTTACAATAATAGCACTACCCCCGAGATCGAAATTATCCCCCTGGAGTCCGACTCCATCGGTGACCATGTGCCCCGGgctataaaacaaaaaatctggGGTCACGAGTATATAAATTTGGCCCTTCTTTTAAAGGGCTACTCAGAATTGAATGACTTTTGCACTAGTGCGCCGATGGTTGTCGGATCCAGTGGGATGATAGAGACCCGCCCCCCTActtgtaaagaaaaaataccaaatgtGGAGAAATGGACAGATGCTTTCCACATTTATATGTCCATTTATTTGGAAAGATTCCCCGCTAAGGTACAGGAACTTTTGCAGTATGTAAAAACAATACGTGGGGCAGCTTGTCAGGGTGTGCCGGGGGGTTGGCGAGTGTATGATGAGCAATTTAGGGCTCGTCTTAGTCAATCTCCTGGTTTAGCATGGAACCAAATTAATTCAAACCTTTGGCTCCGGGTAATGACCCCTCAAGCCGGTGGAATGGGGAAGAACAATGTGGTCAAGGGAGGTAACAAGGAGTGGGGTGGGAAACATTCCAAGCCATCACCTTGCTTTGGCTTCAATAGGGGTAAATGTACGTATAGTAACTGCAGGTACACTCATGTTTGCAGTATTTGTGCTGCTGACCATAGTGCATTGCAGTGCACTAAGTCTTTTCGGCCCTCAGATGCAAGTTCCAGTCAGGGAAAAAACCCCCATGGCAGTGTCCAGTCTGGGAAAAACCCCAATAAAtag